The proteins below are encoded in one region of Pseudomonas entomophila L48:
- a CDS encoding septal ring lytic transglycosylase RlpA family protein, translating to MREFFTVNTAKLLTCLAVGLVLASCSSSRPAPQTGGNTVRAQPGLDINRAHKDGAPWWDVDVNKIPDATPTVHTGNYKANPYTVMGKTYYPMQDSRSYRAEGTASWYGTKFHGQNTANGELYDLYGMSAAHKTLPLPAYVRVTNLANGRTVILRVNDRGPFYSDRIIDLSYAAAKKLGYAEIGTAHVRVEGIDPQQWWAQRGQQPPLMLKEPQVAQAQPIPASTGRIEQWTPPPQQHAAPVVPVQVGGNNVPNGNGGSFLQVGAFANPDAAELLRSKLSTMVSAPVFISSIVRNQQTLHRVRLGPINSQGEIQQAQDSIRLANLGQAKVVTD from the coding sequence ATGCGCGAATTCTTCACAGTGAACACCGCCAAACTGTTGACCTGCCTCGCCGTGGGCCTGGTCCTGGCCAGTTGCTCCTCCAGCCGCCCCGCACCGCAGACGGGTGGCAACACCGTCCGCGCGCAGCCGGGCCTGGACATCAACCGCGCCCACAAGGATGGCGCGCCCTGGTGGGACGTCGACGTCAACAAGATCCCCGACGCCACCCCGACCGTGCACACCGGCAACTACAAGGCCAACCCGTACACAGTGATGGGCAAGACCTACTATCCGATGCAGGACTCGCGCAGCTACCGCGCCGAGGGTACCGCCTCGTGGTACGGCACCAAGTTCCACGGCCAGAACACCGCCAACGGTGAGCTCTATGACCTTTACGGCATGAGCGCGGCGCACAAGACCCTGCCGCTGCCGGCCTACGTGCGGGTGACCAACCTGGCCAACGGCCGCACCGTGATCCTGCGGGTCAACGATCGTGGCCCGTTCTACTCCGATCGCATCATCGACTTGTCTTATGCGGCAGCGAAGAAGCTCGGTTATGCCGAGATCGGCACCGCGCATGTGCGCGTCGAGGGAATCGATCCACAGCAATGGTGGGCCCAGCGTGGCCAGCAGCCTCCGCTGATGCTCAAGGAACCACAGGTGGCCCAGGCCCAGCCGATTCCGGCCAGTACCGGGCGGATCGAGCAATGGACGCCGCCGCCACAGCAGCACGCGGCGCCCGTGGTGCCGGTGCAGGTGGGGGGTAACAACGTACCGAACGGCAACGGTGGCAGCTTCCTGCAGGTGGGTGCGTTCGCCAACCCGGACGCCGCCGAGCTGCTGCGCTCGAAGCTGAGCACCATGGTCAGCGCGCCGGTGTTCATCAGCTCCATCGTGCGCAACCAGCAAACGCTTCACCGGGTGCGCCTGGGGCCGATCAACAGCCAGGGCGAGATCCAGCAGGCCCAGGACAGCATTCGCCTGGCGAATCTGGGGCAGGCGAAGGTGGTCACTGATTAG
- the mltB gene encoding lytic murein transglycosylase B — protein sequence MQAVRNWAARCVPWIGAVGLFGAVQQAVAGDYDNSPQVAEFVGEMTRDYGFAGEQLMGVFREVQRKQAILDAISRPAERVKPWKEYRPMFLTDARIARGVDFWRQHEAALARAEQEYGVPAQYIVSIIGVETFFGRNTGNYRVIDALSTLGFDYPPRAEFFRKELREFLLLAREEQLDPLTLKGSYAGAMGLPQFMPSSFRNYAVDFDGDGHINIWNNPDDAIGSVASYFKRHGWVAGEAVVSRAQVRGERVDEGLTTGIEPVKTVGELRALGWSSHDALRDDLPVTAFRLEGENGPEYWMGLKNFYAITRYNRSVMYAMAVHQLSEQLVLARGVK from the coding sequence ATGCAAGCAGTGCGTAACTGGGCTGCCCGTTGTGTGCCGTGGATCGGCGCGGTGGGCCTGTTCGGCGCTGTCCAGCAGGCTGTTGCCGGCGATTACGACAACTCGCCCCAGGTGGCCGAGTTCGTCGGTGAGATGACCCGCGACTACGGCTTTGCCGGCGAGCAACTGATGGGCGTGTTCCGCGAGGTACAGCGCAAGCAGGCGATCCTCGACGCGATCTCGCGGCCGGCCGAGCGGGTCAAACCCTGGAAAGAATACCGCCCGATGTTCCTCACCGATGCGCGCATTGCCCGCGGTGTGGACTTCTGGCGCCAGCACGAGGCCGCCCTGGCCCGCGCCGAGCAGGAATATGGCGTGCCGGCGCAATATATCGTCTCGATCATTGGCGTGGAGACCTTCTTCGGTCGCAATACCGGCAACTATCGCGTCATCGATGCCCTGTCCACGCTGGGCTTCGACTACCCGCCGCGTGCCGAATTCTTCCGCAAGGAGCTGCGCGAGTTCCTCCTGCTGGCCCGCGAGGAACAGCTCGACCCACTGACGCTCAAGGGCTCCTATGCCGGTGCCATGGGCCTGCCGCAGTTCATGCCCAGCAGCTTCCGCAACTATGCGGTGGACTTCGACGGTGACGGCCACATCAATATCTGGAACAACCCGGACGATGCCATCGGCAGCGTCGCCAGCTACTTCAAGCGCCATGGCTGGGTGGCCGGCGAGGCCGTTGTCAGCCGTGCTCAGGTGCGCGGCGAGCGCGTCGACGAGGGCCTGACCACGGGCATCGAGCCGGTGAAGACGGTCGGGGAGTTGCGAGCGCTGGGCTGGTCGAGCCATGATGCGTTGCGCGATGATCTGCCGGTCACCGCCTTCCGCCTGGAGGGCGAAAACGGCCCTGAGTACTGGATGGGCCTGAAGAACTTCTATGCGATCACTCGCTACAACCGCAGCGTGATGTACGCCATGGCGGTGCATCAGCTTTCGGAACAGCTGGTTCTGGCACGGGGCGTCAAGTAA
- the rodA gene encoding rod shape-determining protein RodA → MRRRASFLQRIHVDGPLLLILLTLAAGSLFVLYSASGKNWDLLMKQASSFGIGLVSMFVIAQLEPRFMARWVPLAYLAGVFLLVVVDVMGHNAMGATRWINIPGVIRFQPSEFMKIIMPATIAWYLSKRTLPPHLKHVAISLVMIGVPFILIVRQPDLGTALLILASGAFVLFMGGLRWRWIISVIAAAVPVAVAMWFFVMHDYQKQRVLTFLDPESDPLGTGWNIIQSKAAIGSGGVFGKGWLLGTQSHLDFLPESHTDFIIAVLGEEFGLVGICLLLIVYLLLIGRGLMITAQAQTLFGKLLAGSLTMTFFVYVFVNIGMVSGLLPVVGVPLPFISYGGTSLVTLLSAFGVLMSIHTHRKWIAQV, encoded by the coding sequence ATGCGCAGGCGCGCCAGCTTCCTGCAGCGCATCCATGTCGACGGCCCCTTGCTGCTCATCCTGCTGACGCTGGCCGCCGGCAGCCTGTTCGTGCTCTATTCGGCCAGCGGCAAGAACTGGGACCTGCTGATGAAGCAGGCCAGCTCGTTCGGCATCGGCCTGGTGTCGATGTTCGTCATCGCCCAGCTCGAGCCGCGCTTCATGGCGCGCTGGGTACCCCTGGCCTACCTGGCCGGGGTGTTCCTGCTGGTGGTGGTGGACGTGATGGGCCACAACGCCATGGGCGCCACGCGCTGGATCAACATCCCGGGGGTGATCCGTTTCCAGCCCTCGGAGTTCATGAAGATCATCATGCCGGCGACCATCGCCTGGTACCTGTCCAAGCGCACCTTGCCACCGCACCTCAAACATGTGGCGATCAGCCTGGTGATGATCGGTGTGCCGTTCATCCTCATCGTGCGCCAGCCTGACCTGGGCACGGCGTTGCTGATCCTCGCCTCCGGCGCCTTCGTGTTGTTCATGGGCGGCCTGCGCTGGCGCTGGATCATCAGCGTGATCGCCGCGGCGGTGCCGGTGGCGGTGGCCATGTGGTTCTTCGTCATGCACGACTATCAGAAGCAGCGCGTGCTGACCTTCCTCGACCCGGAAAGCGACCCGTTGGGCACCGGCTGGAACATCATCCAGTCCAAGGCGGCGATCGGCTCGGGCGGGGTGTTCGGCAAGGGCTGGCTGCTGGGCACCCAGTCGCACCTGGACTTCCTGCCCGAGAGCCATACCGACTTCATCATCGCCGTGCTGGGTGAGGAGTTCGGCCTGGTCGGCATCTGCCTGCTGCTGATCGTCTACCTGCTGCTGATCGGCCGCGGGCTGATGATCACTGCCCAGGCGCAGACGCTGTTCGGCAAGCTGCTCGCGGGCAGCCTGACCATGACCTTCTTTGTTTATGTGTTCGTCAATATCGGTATGGTCAGCGGCCTTCTGCCCGTGGTGGGCGTGCCGCTGCCCTTCATCAGCTATGGCGGAACTTCGTTGGTGACGCTGCTGTCAGCGTTTGGCGTTCTGATGTCGATCCACACGCACCGCAAATGGATCGCGCAAGTTTGA
- the mrdA gene encoding penicillin-binding protein 2 produces MPQQIRLKDHEKDARLVRNRVVVGAVAVVALVCVLIARLYFLQVIQYDYHSTLSENNRVHVQPIPPTRGLIFDRNGVVVADNRPSFSLVMTRERAGNPGKWQDVLDVIVEVLELTPDDRALFEKRMKQGRRPFEPVPILFELNEEQIARIAVNQFRLPGVEVAAQLVRHYPQGAHFAHSVGYVGRINEKELKTLDPVNYSGTHHIGKTGIERFYEPELHGQVGYEEVETNARGRVLRVLKRTDPKPGKDIVLSLDIKLQEAAEQALGGRRGAIVALDPRTGEVLAMVSQPSFDPNLFVTGISFKAYAELRDSIDRPLFNRVLRGLYPPGSTIKPAVAIAGLDSGVVTAGSRVFDPGYYQLPNYDHKYRNWNRTGDGWVDLDVAIMRSNDTYFYDLAHKMGIDRLSSYMNKFGIGQKVSLDMFEESPGLMPSREWKRATRRQAWFPGETLILGIGQGYMQATPLQLAQATALIANKGVWNRPHLAKTIEGQPPVDENPMENIVLRDKSDWAKVTHGMEQVMHGARGTARKAALGSIYRIAGKSGTAQVVAIKQGEKYDRNKLQERHRDHALFVAFAPAEDPKIVVSVMVENGESGSGVAAPVVRQVMDAWLLDENGRLKPEFGPATVAQEPAP; encoded by the coding sequence ATGCCGCAGCAGATCCGCCTCAAGGACCACGAGAAAGACGCCCGCCTGGTGCGCAACCGCGTCGTCGTGGGCGCCGTGGCGGTGGTGGCGCTCGTCTGCGTGTTGATCGCCCGGCTGTACTTCCTGCAGGTCATCCAGTACGACTACCACTCGACGCTGTCGGAGAACAACCGGGTGCATGTGCAGCCGATTCCACCGACCCGCGGGCTGATCTTCGACCGCAACGGCGTGGTGGTCGCCGACAACCGTCCCAGCTTCAGCCTGGTCATGACCCGCGAGCGCGCCGGCAACCCCGGCAAGTGGCAGGACGTGCTGGATGTGATCGTCGAAGTGCTGGAGCTGACGCCGGACGATCGCGCCCTGTTCGAGAAGCGCATGAAACAGGGGCGCCGGCCCTTCGAGCCGGTACCCATCCTGTTCGAGCTCAACGAAGAACAGATCGCCCGCATCGCCGTGAACCAGTTCCGCCTGCCTGGCGTGGAAGTGGCCGCGCAGTTGGTGCGCCACTACCCGCAGGGTGCGCATTTTGCTCATTCCGTGGGGTATGTGGGGCGGATCAACGAGAAGGAACTCAAGACCCTCGATCCGGTGAACTACAGCGGCACCCACCATATCGGCAAGACTGGTATCGAGCGTTTTTACGAACCCGAGTTGCACGGCCAGGTGGGTTACGAGGAAGTCGAGACCAACGCCCGCGGCCGTGTGCTGCGGGTGCTCAAGCGCACCGACCCCAAGCCGGGCAAGGATATTGTCCTGAGCCTCGACATCAAGCTGCAGGAAGCTGCCGAGCAGGCCCTGGGCGGGCGCCGTGGCGCCATCGTGGCCCTCGACCCGCGCACCGGCGAGGTGCTGGCGATGGTCAGCCAACCGAGCTTCGACCCCAATCTGTTCGTCACCGGCATCAGTTTCAAGGCCTACGCCGAGCTGCGCGACTCGATCGACCGGCCGCTGTTCAACCGCGTGTTGCGCGGCTTGTACCCGCCCGGCTCGACCATCAAGCCGGCGGTGGCCATCGCCGGTCTCGACAGTGGTGTGGTCACGGCCGGTAGCCGGGTGTTCGACCCTGGCTACTACCAACTGCCCAACTACGATCACAAGTACCGCAACTGGAACCGTACCGGCGATGGCTGGGTGGATCTGGATGTGGCGATCATGCGTTCAAACGATACGTACTTCTACGATCTTGCGCACAAGATGGGCATCGATCGACTGTCCAGCTACATGAACAAGTTCGGCATCGGCCAGAAAGTGTCGCTGGACATGTTCGAAGAATCCCCCGGCCTCATGCCATCGCGCGAGTGGAAGCGCGCCACTCGCCGCCAGGCCTGGTTCCCGGGCGAAACCCTGATCCTCGGCATCGGCCAGGGCTACATGCAGGCCACGCCCCTGCAACTGGCCCAGGCCACTGCGCTGATCGCCAACAAGGGCGTGTGGAACCGCCCGCACTTGGCCAAGACCATCGAAGGCCAGCCGCCGGTGGACGAGAACCCCATGGAGAACATCGTCCTGCGTGACAAGTCCGACTGGGCCAAGGTTACCCACGGCATGGAGCAGGTGATGCACGGCGCCCGCGGTACCGCGCGCAAGGCCGCTCTTGGCTCGATCTACCGCATCGCCGGCAAGAGCGGCACGGCTCAGGTCGTGGCGATCAAGCAGGGCGAGAAGTACGACCGCAACAAACTCCAGGAACGGCACCGCGACCATGCGCTGTTCGTTGCCTTCGCCCCCGCCGAGGACCCGAAGATCGTGGTCTCGGTGATGGTCGAGAACGGCGAGTCCGGCTCCGGCGTCGCCGCCCCCGTGGTGCGTCAGGTCATGGATGCCTGGCTGCTCGACGAGAACGGCCGCCTCAAGCCTGAGTTCGGCCCTGCCACAGTCGCCCAGGAACCGGCCCCGTGA
- the rlmH gene encoding 23S rRNA (pseudouridine(1915)-N(3))-methyltransferase RlmH produces MRLRLIAVGSRMPKWVEEGWHEYAKRLPSELALELVEIPLNTRGKNADVARLIRQEGEAMLSKVQPGERIVTLEVHGKPWSTEQLAGELDRWRLDARTVNLMVGGPEGLAPEVCARSEQRWSLSPLTLPHPLVRILIGEQIYRAWTVLSGHPYHK; encoded by the coding sequence GTGCGTCTGCGTCTGATCGCGGTCGGCTCGCGCATGCCGAAATGGGTCGAGGAAGGCTGGCATGAATATGCCAAGCGCCTGCCCTCCGAGCTTGCGCTGGAGCTGGTGGAAATCCCGCTGAACACCCGCGGCAAGAACGCCGATGTCGCCCGCCTGATCCGTCAGGAGGGCGAGGCGATGCTGAGCAAGGTGCAGCCCGGGGAACGCATTGTCACCCTCGAGGTCCATGGCAAGCCCTGGAGTACCGAGCAACTGGCGGGCGAACTGGACCGCTGGCGCCTGGATGCGCGCACGGTCAACCTGATGGTGGGTGGCCCGGAAGGGCTGGCACCGGAGGTCTGTGCACGCAGCGAGCAGCGCTGGTCGCTGTCGCCACTGACGCTGCCGCACCCGTTGGTAAGGATACTCATCGGCGAGCAGATCTACCGCGCCTGGACGGTGTTGTCCGGGCATCCCTACCACAAATGA
- the rsfS gene encoding ribosome silencing factor codes for MTKQKINGISGEELVELTKAALEDVKAQDIQVIDVRDKHSLTDYMIIATGTSNRQINAMLEKVREAVKAKGAQPLGEEGKGDSDWVLLDLNDVIVHMMTAAARQFYDLERLWLGAEQSRAADGKHHSPENTHDYSDKLKDRE; via the coding sequence ATGACCAAGCAGAAAATCAATGGCATCAGTGGCGAAGAACTGGTCGAACTGACCAAGGCCGCGCTGGAAGACGTCAAGGCCCAGGACATTCAAGTCATCGACGTGCGTGACAAGCACAGCCTGACCGACTACATGATCATCGCCACCGGTACCTCCAACCGCCAGATCAACGCGATGCTGGAAAAGGTCCGCGAAGCGGTCAAGGCCAAGGGCGCGCAGCCACTGGGCGAAGAAGGCAAGGGAGACAGCGACTGGGTGCTGCTCGACCTGAACGACGTCATCGTGCACATGATGACCGCCGCCGCCCGCCAGTTCTACGACCTGGAGCGCCTGTGGCTGGGTGCCGAGCAGAGCCGTGCCGCCGATGGCAAGCACCACAGCCCGGAAAACACCCACGACTATTCCGATAAGCTCAAGGATCGGGAATAA
- the nadD gene encoding nicotinate-nucleotide adenylyltransferase, whose protein sequence is MSSALAVRRVGILGGTFDPVHIGHLRSALEVAEFMRLDELRLLPNARPPHRDTPQVSAQDRLAMVRDAVAGVGGLSVDDRELARDKPSYTIDTLESIRAELNTHDQLFLVLGWDAFCGLPSWHRWEELLQHCHILVLQRPDADVEPPDELRNLLAARSESDPTAMSGPAGHISFVWQTPLAVSATQIRQLLASGKSARFLVPDAVLAYIEAHDLYRASN, encoded by the coding sequence TTGAGCAGTGCCTTGGCAGTCCGGCGCGTCGGCATTCTCGGCGGTACCTTCGACCCGGTGCATATCGGCCACCTGCGCAGTGCGCTGGAAGTGGCCGAGTTCATGCGCCTGGACGAGCTGCGCCTGCTGCCCAACGCCCGCCCGCCACACCGCGACACGCCACAGGTGTCGGCACAAGACCGCCTGGCCATGGTGCGCGACGCGGTGGCAGGTGTCGGCGGCCTGAGTGTCGATGATCGTGAGCTGGCCCGCGACAAGCCGTCGTACACCATCGACACGCTCGAATCGATTCGTGCTGAACTGAACACGCATGACCAGTTGTTCCTGGTGCTGGGCTGGGATGCCTTCTGTGGCCTGCCCAGCTGGCACCGTTGGGAAGAACTGTTGCAACACTGTCACATCCTGGTGCTGCAGCGCCCGGATGCCGATGTCGAACCCCCTGACGAGTTGCGCAACCTGCTGGCGGCGCGCTCGGAGAGCGATCCCACCGCCATGTCCGGCCCGGCGGGGCACATTTCGTTCGTCTGGCAGACCCCGCTCGCGGTGTCCGCCACGCAAATCCGACAGCTGCTGGCCAGCGGCAAGTCGGCGCGGTTCCTGGTGCCGGACGCAGTACTGGCCTATATCGAGGCGCACGACCTGTATCGTGCGTCCAACTGA
- a CDS encoding glutamate-5-semialdehyde dehydrogenase, producing MTESVLDYMTRLGRAAREASRVIGRASTAQKNRALQAAAAALDAARDALTAANEQDLANGRKNGLEPALLDRLALTPARIDGMITGLRQVASLPDPVGAIRDMSYRPSGIQVGKMRVPLGVIGIIYESRPNVTIDAASLCLKSGNATILRGGSEAIHSNRAIATCIQRGLAEAGLPPAVVQVVETTDREAVGALISMPEYVDVIVPRGGRGLIERISRDARVPVIKHLDGICHIFVDEHADLDKAWRVAFNAKTYRYGICGAMETLLVDQRVAERFLPEMARRFQEKGVELRGCERTRAIIDSKPASEDDWHTEYLDAILSIRIVDGLEQAIEHINHYGSHHTDSIITEHQGQARRFMAEVDSASVMLNTPTCFADGFEYGLGAEIGISTDKLHARGPVGLEGLTCEKYVVIGDGQLRGQEPC from the coding sequence ATGACCGAGTCCGTTCTTGACTACATGACCCGCCTGGGTCGCGCCGCCCGTGAGGCCTCGCGGGTGATCGGCCGTGCCAGCACCGCGCAGAAGAACCGCGCCCTGCAGGCCGCCGCCGCCGCCCTCGACGCGGCCCGCGACGCGCTCACCGCAGCCAACGAGCAAGACTTGGCCAACGGTCGCAAGAACGGCCTGGAGCCGGCGCTGCTCGATCGCCTGGCGCTCACTCCGGCGCGCATCGACGGCATGATCACCGGCCTGCGCCAGGTGGCCAGCCTGCCGGACCCGGTCGGCGCCATCCGCGACATGAGCTACCGCCCGTCGGGCATCCAGGTCGGCAAGATGCGCGTGCCGCTGGGGGTGATCGGGATCATCTACGAGTCGCGCCCCAACGTGACCATCGATGCCGCCAGCCTGTGCCTGAAGTCGGGCAACGCCACCATCCTGCGCGGCGGCTCCGAAGCCATCCACTCCAACCGCGCCATTGCCACCTGCATCCAGCGTGGCCTGGCCGAGGCCGGCCTGCCACCAGCGGTGGTGCAGGTGGTCGAGACCACCGACCGTGAGGCGGTCGGCGCGCTGATCAGCATGCCGGAATACGTCGACGTCATCGTCCCGCGCGGCGGCCGTGGCCTGATCGAGCGCATCAGCCGCGACGCCCGGGTGCCGGTGATCAAGCACCTTGACGGCATCTGCCACATCTTCGTCGATGAACACGCCGACCTGGACAAGGCCTGGCGCGTCGCCTTCAACGCCAAGACCTACCGCTACGGCATCTGCGGCGCCATGGAAACGCTGCTGGTCGACCAGCGCGTGGCCGAGCGCTTCCTGCCGGAGATGGCCCGCCGCTTCCAGGAGAAGGGCGTCGAGCTGCGCGGTTGCGAGCGCACCCGAGCGATCATCGACAGCAAACCGGCCAGCGAAGATGACTGGCACACCGAGTATCTCGACGCGATCCTGTCGATCCGCATCGTCGACGGCCTGGAGCAGGCCATCGAGCACATCAATCACTACGGCTCGCACCACACCGATTCGATCATCACCGAACACCAGGGTCAGGCCCGGCGCTTCATGGCCGAAGTCGACTCGGCGTCGGTCATGCTCAACACCCCGACCTGCTTCGCCGACGGCTTCGAATATGGCCTGGGCGCGGAGATCGGTATCTCCACCGACAAGCTGCACGCCCGCGGCCCGGTCGGCCTGGAAGGCCTGACCTGCGAGAAGTACGTGGTGATCGGCGACGGCCAGCTGCGCGGCCAGGAGCCGTGCTGA